One Panicum virgatum strain AP13 chromosome 9K, P.virgatum_v5, whole genome shotgun sequence genomic region harbors:
- the LOC120647130 gene encoding uncharacterized protein LOC120647130 isoform X3 has product MATGAVTAPPPLAGARRGVGARGILHRRLAASPMKDESVISTNGGNEEMVTDSINVARGLSPPGLSSSLSNKASVVPTPLLPNEPSDLRFNRLRPSIDESKYKRLFGCYVAREAVIDEEYWIAAWLRAEVHFEDQSGNCYVESFKRKFASQEFHALKKRCSKQHGEKYICFVAVKNDDLRRTVLNSVVGTLDVCVRHPLHGEKFPEEPGRPSLHCRIYQPDQPKFGYLTNVCVAKYARRQGIASNMLLLAIDAARINGAENIYIHVHKDNLPAWSLYNQIGFKMVDQDGARHASDLCLLSFGS; this is encoded by the exons ATGGCCACCGGCGCCgtcacggcgccgccgccgctggccggcgcgcggcgcggcgtcggtGCCCGGGGGATCCTCCACCGGCGCCTCGCCGCCTCTCCTAT GAAAGATGAATCTGTGATTTCCACAAATGGCGGAAATGAGGAAATGGTCACTGATAGTATCAATGTTGCCAGAGGATTGTCTCCCCCGGGGCTTTCATCAAGTTTATCGAATAAGGCATCTGTGGTCCCAACCCCTTTGCTTCCTAACGAACCATCTGATCTCCGGTTCAATCGCCTTCGACCCTCAATTGATGAAAGCAAATACAAAAGATTATTTGGCTGCTATGTTGCTCGTGAGGCTGTAATTGATGAGGAATACTGG ATTGCTGCATGGTTGAGAGCAGAAGTTCACTTTGAAGACCAGTCAGGAAACTG CTATGTCGAAAGCTTTAAAAGAAAGTTTGCATCACAG GAATTTCATGCATTAAAGAAGCGATGCAGCAAGCAGCACGGAGAAAAGTATATATGTTTTGTTGCG GTAAAGAATGATGACCTCAGGCGAACCGTCCTGAATAGTGTTGTTGGTACCTTAGATGTATGTGTAAGGCATCCTCTACATGGGGAGAAATTTCCTGAG GAGCCTGGAAGGCCGTCTCTTCACTGTAGAATCTATCAGCCGGATCAGCCAAAATTTGGATATTTAACTAATGTATGCGTTGCTAAATATGCAAGGCGTCAAGGGATCGCCAGTAACATGTTATTATTGGCCATAGATGCTGCAAGAATCAATG GTGCTGAAAATATTTACATTCATGTGCATAAAGATAACTTACCAGCGTGGAGTCTCTATAATCAGATAGGATTCAAG ATGGTTGACCAGGATGGTGCCCGTCATGCATCAGATCTGTGCTTACTCTCCTTCGGTTCATAG
- the LOC120647130 gene encoding uncharacterized protein LOC120647130 isoform X4, with protein sequence MSLLFSYGASAEHNVVLRSYACCSFIFMQSFLSPRKDESVISTNGGNEEMVTDSINVARGLSPPGLSSSLSNKASVVPTPLLPNEPSDLRFNRLRPSIDESKYKRLFGCYVAREAVIDEEYWIAAWLRAEVHFEDQSGNCYVESFKRKFASQEFHALKKRCSKQHGEKYICFVAVKNDDLRRTVLNSVVGTLDVCVRHPLHGEKFPEEPGRPSLHCRIYQPDQPKFGYLTNVCVAKYARRQGIASNMLLLAIDAARINGAENIYIHVHKDNLPAWSLYNQIGFKMVDQDGARHASDLCLLSFGS encoded by the exons ATGTCCTTGCTTTTCAGCTATGGAGCTAGCGCTGAGCATAACGTCGTGCTTAGATCTTACGCCTGCTGTTCCTTTATTTTCATGCAGTCATTTCTCTCTCCCAGGAAAGATGAATCTGTGATTTCCACAAATGGCGGAAATGAGGAAATGGTCACTGATAGTATCAATGTTGCCAGAGGATTGTCTCCCCCGGGGCTTTCATCAAGTTTATCGAATAAGGCATCTGTGGTCCCAACCCCTTTGCTTCCTAACGAACCATCTGATCTCCGGTTCAATCGCCTTCGACCCTCAATTGATGAAAGCAAATACAAAAGATTATTTGGCTGCTATGTTGCTCGTGAGGCTGTAATTGATGAGGAATACTGG ATTGCTGCATGGTTGAGAGCAGAAGTTCACTTTGAAGACCAGTCAGGAAACTG CTATGTCGAAAGCTTTAAAAGAAAGTTTGCATCACAG GAATTTCATGCATTAAAGAAGCGATGCAGCAAGCAGCACGGAGAAAAGTATATATGTTTTGTTGCG GTAAAGAATGATGACCTCAGGCGAACCGTCCTGAATAGTGTTGTTGGTACCTTAGATGTATGTGTAAGGCATCCTCTACATGGGGAGAAATTTCCTGAG GAGCCTGGAAGGCCGTCTCTTCACTGTAGAATCTATCAGCCGGATCAGCCAAAATTTGGATATTTAACTAATGTATGCGTTGCTAAATATGCAAGGCGTCAAGGGATCGCCAGTAACATGTTATTATTGGCCATAGATGCTGCAAGAATCAATG GTGCTGAAAATATTTACATTCATGTGCATAAAGATAACTTACCAGCGTGGAGTCTCTATAATCAGATAGGATTCAAG ATGGTTGACCAGGATGGTGCCCGTCATGCATCAGATCTGTGCTTACTCTCCTTCGGTTCATAG
- the LOC120647130 gene encoding uncharacterized protein LOC120647130 isoform X2 — MATGAVTAPPPLAGARRGVGARGILHRRLAASPMKDESVISTNGGNEEMVTDSINVARGLSPPGLSSSLSNKASVVPTPLLPNEPSDLRFNRLRPSIDESKYKRLFGCYVAREAVIDEEYWIAAWLRAEVHFEDQSGNCYVESFKRKFASQEFHALKKRCSKQHGEKYICFVAVKNDDLRRTVLNSVVGTLDVCVRHPLHGEKFPEEPGRPSLHCRIYQPDQPKFGYLTNVCVAKYARRQGIASNMLLLAIDAARINGKTMSRSGIACQMIMHDPLISQTLSQVLKIFTFMCIKITYQRGVSIIR; from the exons ATGGCCACCGGCGCCgtcacggcgccgccgccgctggccggcgcgcggcgcggcgtcggtGCCCGGGGGATCCTCCACCGGCGCCTCGCCGCCTCTCCTAT GAAAGATGAATCTGTGATTTCCACAAATGGCGGAAATGAGGAAATGGTCACTGATAGTATCAATGTTGCCAGAGGATTGTCTCCCCCGGGGCTTTCATCAAGTTTATCGAATAAGGCATCTGTGGTCCCAACCCCTTTGCTTCCTAACGAACCATCTGATCTCCGGTTCAATCGCCTTCGACCCTCAATTGATGAAAGCAAATACAAAAGATTATTTGGCTGCTATGTTGCTCGTGAGGCTGTAATTGATGAGGAATACTGG ATTGCTGCATGGTTGAGAGCAGAAGTTCACTTTGAAGACCAGTCAGGAAACTG CTATGTCGAAAGCTTTAAAAGAAAGTTTGCATCACAG GAATTTCATGCATTAAAGAAGCGATGCAGCAAGCAGCACGGAGAAAAGTATATATGTTTTGTTGCG GTAAAGAATGATGACCTCAGGCGAACCGTCCTGAATAGTGTTGTTGGTACCTTAGATGTATGTGTAAGGCATCCTCTACATGGGGAGAAATTTCCTGAG GAGCCTGGAAGGCCGTCTCTTCACTGTAGAATCTATCAGCCGGATCAGCCAAAATTTGGATATTTAACTAATGTATGCGTTGCTAAATATGCAAGGCGTCAAGGGATCGCCAGTAACATGTTATTATTGGCCATAGATGCTGCAAGAATCAATGGTAAAACAATGAGCCGTTCTGGAATAGCATGCCAGATGATAATGCACGATCCACTGATATCTCAAACCTTATCGCAGGTGCTGAAAATATTTACATTCATGTGCATAAAGATAACTTACCAGCGTGGAGTCTCTATAATCAGATAG
- the LOC120647130 gene encoding uncharacterized protein LOC120647130 isoform X1, giving the protein MSLLFSYGASAEHNVVLRSYACCSFIFMQSFLSPRKDESVISTNGGNEEMVTDSINVARGLSPPGLSSSLSNKASVVPTPLLPNEPSDLRFNRLRPSIDESKYKRLFGCYVAREAVIDEEYWIAAWLRAEVHFEDQSGNCYVESFKRKFASQEFHALKKRCSKQHGEKYICFVAVKNDDLRRTVLNSVVGTLDVCVRHPLHGEKFPEEPGRPSLHCRIYQPDQPKFGYLTNVCVAKYARRQGIASNMLLLAIDAARINGKTMSRSGIACQMIMHDPLISQTLSQVLKIFTFMCIKITYQRGVSIIR; this is encoded by the exons ATGTCCTTGCTTTTCAGCTATGGAGCTAGCGCTGAGCATAACGTCGTGCTTAGATCTTACGCCTGCTGTTCCTTTATTTTCATGCAGTCATTTCTCTCTCCCAGGAAAGATGAATCTGTGATTTCCACAAATGGCGGAAATGAGGAAATGGTCACTGATAGTATCAATGTTGCCAGAGGATTGTCTCCCCCGGGGCTTTCATCAAGTTTATCGAATAAGGCATCTGTGGTCCCAACCCCTTTGCTTCCTAACGAACCATCTGATCTCCGGTTCAATCGCCTTCGACCCTCAATTGATGAAAGCAAATACAAAAGATTATTTGGCTGCTATGTTGCTCGTGAGGCTGTAATTGATGAGGAATACTGG ATTGCTGCATGGTTGAGAGCAGAAGTTCACTTTGAAGACCAGTCAGGAAACTG CTATGTCGAAAGCTTTAAAAGAAAGTTTGCATCACAG GAATTTCATGCATTAAAGAAGCGATGCAGCAAGCAGCACGGAGAAAAGTATATATGTTTTGTTGCG GTAAAGAATGATGACCTCAGGCGAACCGTCCTGAATAGTGTTGTTGGTACCTTAGATGTATGTGTAAGGCATCCTCTACATGGGGAGAAATTTCCTGAG GAGCCTGGAAGGCCGTCTCTTCACTGTAGAATCTATCAGCCGGATCAGCCAAAATTTGGATATTTAACTAATGTATGCGTTGCTAAATATGCAAGGCGTCAAGGGATCGCCAGTAACATGTTATTATTGGCCATAGATGCTGCAAGAATCAATGGTAAAACAATGAGCCGTTCTGGAATAGCATGCCAGATGATAATGCACGATCCACTGATATCTCAAACCTTATCGCAGGTGCTGAAAATATTTACATTCATGTGCATAAAGATAACTTACCAGCGTGGAGTCTCTATAATCAGATAG
- the LOC120647131 gene encoding uncharacterized protein LOC120647131, which translates to MELEAAPFKVAARAARHPKPAALALFATAVLPGAERDALSLLAGKRRLSSHDILLLSAVLQPLPLPDEAPPPPQPYPPKLSKRIDRIIAERRRSWRMWYQTLVDIADAALRKLARQTGPRYRLHTIYGENIVQAGDCCLDRYFHTNFMAWPKGKQNKSQTPVHFFAEAHNPPSRNCSEEKITLCCMLVNAQRSPSHVDNCIACEKSKRKIDHPNGEEHFGGHPHKTGETEDDCDCPSTIDVDYRFFDPDRDIDLVKWYADQITCTETTYSKLRSDHPKCRFEEDDDEVIREEDFDMFCRRCM; encoded by the exons ATGGAATTGGAAGCCGCTCCGTTCAAGGTTGCTGCCCGGGCGGCGCGGCACCCAAAACCTGCCGCGCTTGCTCTCTTCGCCACTGCGGTGCTGCCAGGTGCGGAGCGCGATGCGCTCTCTCTGCTCGCTGGCAAGCGCAGGCTCTCCTCCCATGACATCCTGCTCCTCTCCGCCGTGCTGCAGCCTCTCCCGCTGCCAGatgaagcgccgccgccgccgcagccttaTCCTCCAAAGCTGAGCAAAAGGATCGACCGGATCATCGCAGagcggaggaggagctggaggatgTGGTACCAAACCCTGGTTGACATAGCAGATGCGGCGCTGCGCAAGCTTGCTCGCCAAACCGGGCCACGTTACCGACTTCATACAATCTATGGCGAAAACATCGTGCAGGCTGGGGATTGCTGCCTGGACCGATATTTCCACACCAATTTCATGGCCTGGCCAAAGggtaaacaaaacaaaagtcagACTCCTGTGCACTTTTTTGCTGAAGCTCATAATCCGCCTTCGAGAAACTGTTCTGAAGAGAAGATCACCTTGTGCTGCATGCTAGTAAACGCACAACGATCGCCAAGCCATGTTG ATAATTGCATTGCATGTGAGAAGAGCAAGAGAAAAATCGATCATCCAAATGGCGAGGAGCACTTTGGCGGGCATCCACACAAGACGGGTGAAACTGAGGATGACTGTGATTGCCCAAGCACAATTGATGTGGACTACAGGTTTTTTGATCCCGACAGAGACATTGACCTTGTGAAGTGGTATGCTGATCAGATAACCTGCACCGAAACTACCTATTCTAAGCTCCGCTCAGATCATCCCAAGTGCCgctttgaagaagatgatgatgaagttATTAGAGAGGAAGATTTCGACATGTTTTGCAGGCGATGTATGTGA
- the LOC120647132 gene encoding uncharacterized protein LOC120647132, with amino-acid sequence MGRSSSTEKLVCVVVAVLAVLSPLYIDRRPAAESDDDEDDGGGSALWLPALLVVLILAINVTCFMDRRVVRFDPYWIHRVWGSSGGLMAMLLLLGFVLKCKASMYV; translated from the coding sequence ATGGGCAGGTCTTCCTCCACGGAGAAGCTGGTGTGCGTCGTGGTGGCGGTCCTGGCCGTCCTGTCGCCGCTGTACATCGACCGGAGGCCCGCGGCGgagagcgacgacgacgaggacgacggcggcgggtcggcgctgTGGCTGCCGGCGCTGCTGGTGGTGCTGATCCTGGCCATCAACGTGACGTGCTTCATGGACCGGCGCGTGGTGAGGTTCGACCCCTACTGGATCCACCGCGTGTGGGGGTCCTCCGGCGGGCTCATGGCCATGCTGCTGCTTCTCGGCTTCGTGCTCAAGTGTAAGGCATCCATGTATGTATAG
- the LOC120647133 gene encoding uncharacterized protein LOC120647133, with translation MSSSLVPTTSGGLHVCPSPPRPRRRRCCQVTAAALPPAPGRRAVSLAGVAAWLATAVGRADAASPFDKYVKRKKLEPLETYVPAVLLTIDQFVDLEKSLEFEKPRFDETRSLLRSGPASSLRINIRAVAQYADSNGQGKAASDAVDECLRALEDLDSLLLHASRNDPSASVETMRSKISVALGALDNLLQTVPSAVLDKGKAIADAYRTPADDYAEENAAELDPKLKQLEDIL, from the exons ATGTCCTCCTCGCTCGTCCCCACTACCTCCGGCGGGCTTCACGTCTGCCCGTCCCCGcctcggccgcgccggcgccgatgcTGCCAGGTcacggccgccgcgctcccgccggcaccgggccgccgcgccgtctccctggccggcgtcgccgcctGGCTCGCCACTGCTGTCGGGC GGGCGGACGCGGCTAGTCCATTCGACAAGTACGTCAAGAG GAAGAAGCTGGAGCCTCTGGAGACCTACGTTCCAGCTGTGCTGCTGACTATTGACCAGTTCGTTGATCTAG AGAAATCCTTAGAATTTGAGAAGCCAAGGTTCGACGAGACCAGATCATTACTTCGCTCCGGACCAGCATCATCTCTACGAATCAACATTCGGGCG GTGGCACAATATGCTGACAGTAATGGTCAAGGCAAAGCTGCTTCAGACGCTGTGGACGAATGCTTACG AGCATTGGAAGATCTCGACTCGCTGCTACTACATGCATCACGGAATGACCCCTCAGCATCCGTTGAGACCATGAGGAGCAAGATCAGTGTTGCCCTTGGAGCATTAGACAA TCTCTTGCAAACTGTGCCATCTGCGGTCCTGGATAAAGGAAAGGCAATTGCTGATGCATACCGGACTCCTGCAGATGATTATGCCGAGGAAAATGCTGCCGAGTTGGATCCCAAGCTGAAACAGTTGGAGGATATTCTTTAA